The Bryobacteraceae bacterium genomic sequence TCGATATTCACGAAGCCGCGCTGCGTTCTTGGATCGGCGGAGTACTCGGCGGCGGTGAGGACCCCGTCATGATTGCTGTCCCGCTCCGCAAGAATCGCGGAGAAGGCCGGAGTCTCGGTGGGAGATTCCGCTTCCCCGCCGCCTTCCCACCAGTGCGCATAGATGATGCCGTCGTGAACGATCGGGGTGGATTTGGGCTGCCACGACATGCCGCGAATCCACCAAAGTTTCTCGCCGGTGGCGGCGTCGTAGCCGGTTAGATAGTAGGCGCCGGGGACGACGATCTGCGCTTTTGCACCGGGTGGTTGGTACAGCAGCGGTGTGGAATAGGAGCGGGTAACCTCGGGACGCGCCGTGCGCCAGACTTCACGGCCCGTGACTTTGTCGACGGCGAGCAGGAAGGAATCCGAATCCTGGTCGCAGAGCATGATGACGAGATCGCCGGCGACGATCGGAGACGAACCGTGCCCGTTCACGTTGTTGAAGGGACCCAGGGGCGCTTTCCAGAGTTCGCGCCCTTCGAGGTCGTAGGCGATCAGTCCGTAGTCGCCGAAGAAGACGAAGACGCGGTCGCCGTCGACGACCGGGCTCGGAGAGGCGGGAGAGTTGGTGGGTTGGTAGCGTTCGAGCCGGGGACGCGGGGCTTCGCGGCGCCAGAGGATTTCGCCGGTCTGGCGCTGGATGGCGAAGGTGTAGAGCTTGCCGCCCTGATCGACGACCTTGTCGCGGCCGGCATCGGAGGAGGAACCGCCTTCCGCGGCGGTAAGGAAAATGCGGCCACCGGCGACGATGGGGGAGGAATGGCCGGGAGGCAGCTCCGTTTTCCAGACGACGTTCTTTTCGGGGCCGATTTCGGCGGGGAGTTTAGTGGTGCGAATGGCGACGCCGGCGCCGTCGGGTCCACGGAAGCGCGGCCAATCGAGGTCAGCGGCGAAGGCTAGGGTCAATGGCAGGAGGGCAGCGGCGCGCGCGAGTCGCAACATGTCCGCAAGTATATCGAGGGAGGCGCGGGTCAGGCGAGGGCGGCGAGATCGGAGACGAACGCGTCGAGGGCGATGTTCTTCTGGATGTTGCGGCGCACCAGGTGGACGAGTTCATCGGTGCGGCGTACGGCTTCGCGGAGCCACTCGAACGAAACGGCGTGGGCGACCTTTTCGAGCGCCTGCCGCTGGTCCGGGTTGCGCACGTCCCCGAAGCCTTCCTTGAGATGAAGCAGGTCCGCGAGGAGGAGGTAGAGGACTTTCAGGTAGGGCTCGAGTTTTTCCGAGCGCGCCTGGGCGAGTTTTTCCGAGTGACGCGCCCAAGCGCCGAACGGGCTTTGCCCGGATGCGGATTCGAGCAGCGCCTGCATGGCTTCGCGGCGCTTGCGGTAGGCGGCGAGATCGAGCGAAGCCGCCTGGCCGGGGCATCCGGCGGCGAGAGCGACGCGGAGCGCGGGGTCGTCGAGTTTCCGCTCCCTGGCGAAGGCGTGCATCTCTTCATCGCCGAGCGCGCTGAGGCGGAGGATGATGGAGCGGGAGCGGATGGTGGGCAGAAGGTCGTAGGCGTTCTCAGCCGTGAGCATGAGGATCAGGTAGGGCGGCGGCTCCTCGAGGGTCTTCAGCAGCGAGTTGGCGGCCTGTTCGTTGGCGCGATCGATGCCATTGATGAGGAACACGCGGTGGCGGCCGGAGAGCGGCTGGAATTGAGCGCGGTCCTTGAGCAGGCGCATCTGCTGGATGGATATCTGCCGGAGCGGACCGTCCGGGGCGAAGGTGACGAAGTCGGGATGGGTGGCGAGGAGGAACGGATCGTCGGCGCGTTTTTCGGGGGGCAGCTTTTCGCGCTCGGCGAGTGCGTCGATGTGATGGGGAAGGCTGAGGTCGTCCTGCTCGATGCGGTCCGCGCCCCCGATGAGGGCGGCGGCGAAGCGGCGGGCGAGGGTGGCCTTGCCAACACCTTCCGGGCCGTGGAGGAGGATGGTTTGCGGAATGCGGTCGCGGTCAAGCATCTGGCGGAGCGTGGCGGCGGCGGGGGCGTTTCCGAGGAAATCGGGGAATGCCTCAGGCATGGAGAAGGCTCCCGATGGCGGCCTCGGTGTGACGCCAGATTTCGGCATGAACGGAACCGGCGTCGCCGCGGGCGTCGATGACGCGAAAGCGATGCTCGTTTTCGGCGGCGATGCGGAGGTAGGCTTCGCGGACGCGTGTGTGGAAATCGAGGGACTGTTCTTCCATGCGGTCCTTGGCTTCCGGGGGGTTGCGGTTGCGGGCGCGGGCGAGGCCGGTTTCGAGATCGATGTCGAGATAGAAGGTGAGATCGGGCTGGAGCGAGCCGCAGGCGATTTCATGGAGACGGCGAACGGTGTCGGCGCCGAGGCTGCGGCCGGCGCCCTGGTAGACGACGGTGGAGTCCGTGAAGCGGTCGCAGACGACGACGCGGCCGGCTTCGAGCGAGGGGAGGATCAGTTCGGCGACGTTCTGCGCGCGGCTGGCGAAGTAGAGGAGCATTTCCGCGGCGGGGGCGAGGGCGTGGTTTGCCGGGTCAAGCAGGATGCGGCGGATCTGGGCGCCGATGACGGTGCCGCCGGGTTCGGCGGTGCGGACGGGGTCCAGGCCGGCGTCGCGGAGACGGGTAAGCAACATTTCGATCTGCGTGGTCTTACCGCTGCCGTCCGTGCCTTCGAAGGTGATGAAGAGTCCGCGCGGCATCTCAATCGTAGACGAAGTGGAGGACTTTCTTCAGATCCTCCCAGGCTTCGCGCTTGGCGTTCTGGTTGTACGGACGAAGCAGATACGAGGGGTGGTAAGTGACCATCACCGGGATGTCGCGCCAGCGCTGCCAGTTGCCGCGTAGCTTCATGACACCGTCCTTGGTGCCGAGCAGGGCTTTGGCGGCGGTGGAGCCGAGGCAGCAGATGGCCTTGGGCTGGATGACGAGCAACTGGCGGAAGAGGAACTGGCCGCAGGTTTCCATTTCATCGGGCAGCGGCGTGCGGTTCTCCGGCGGGCGGCACTTGACGACGTTGCAGATGTAGACGTCGGCCCGGCGGATGGGGATGCCTTCTTTGGCCGCCGTGTTGTCGATCATCTGCGTGAGCAACTGGCCGGCGCGGCCGACGAAGGGGAGGCCTTGCGCGTCTTCGTCGGCGCCCGGACCCTCGCCAACGAAGACAAGACGGGACCCTTCGTTACCGGAGCCGAATACGATCTTGTTGCGGGCTTCGCAGAGGCGGCAGCGGCGGCAATCGCCGATGTCGTTGCGGATGGCGGCCATTGAGTCGCCTTCAGGAGCAAGCGGAGGGAGCGGCATGGAGTCCATGGCAGGGGTCGGCGGCGGCGCGGGATTCGCCGGCGCTGCTGCTGGAGCCGGAGGAGACGGTGGCTCGGCGTCGATCGCGGCGGCATGTGGCACGGATGCTGCGGCCACGGGGCGGAGCCAGACTTCGCGGAAACCGAGGTCGCGGTAAAACTCGAGGTACTGTTTGACGAGGTCGCGCGTCACGCCTTCTCCCCGGCGGGCGCGGCGGCATGGAGCGAGAGGCGAATTTTCCCGACCTGATCGAGAATCTGATCAGCAATCCGGCGTTTGGGCGCCTTGGCGAGATGCACCGGCTCGCCGGAACGCGGCACCAGAGTCACTTCGTTGTCGGCCGATTCGAACCCGATGCCTTCCGTCGAAACGAGGTTGCCGACCACCATGTCGCAGTTTTTCGTTTCCATTTTTCGCCGCGCTTCCGAAACCATGTTCTGCGTTTCGGCGGCGAAGCCGACAAGGATCCGATCTTCTTTCAGGCGGCCGACTTCGGCGAGGATATCCGGCGTGGGCGAGAGTTCGAGCGAGAGCCGCATCGCGGTCTTCTTGATCTTCTGCCCGGGAACGTGTTCGAGGTGGTAGTCGGCGACGGCGGCGGATTTGATCACGATCGTCGCGGGCTCCAGGTTGTCGAGCACGGCTTGACGCATTTCGACGGCGCTGCGTACCTTCACCAGCGTGACGCCGCGCGGCGAATCGATTGCGACGGGACCGGAAACGAGGATCACGTTCGCGCCGCGCGCGGCGGCTGCTTCGGCGAGCGCGTAACCCATGCGGCCGCTGGAGCGGTTGGAGATGTAGCGCACCGGATCGAGCGCTTCCTGCGTGGGGCCGGCGGTGATGAGAACGGTCTCGCCCTCGAGATCGCGGCGCGGGTTGCCGGCGGCGAGCACCGCCCCGACGATGGCTTCGGGCTCGGCCAGCCGGCCAGGACCCACCATGCCGCAAGCAAGCGGACCGTCATCGGGCGGAACGACAACATGCCCGCGGGCGGCGAGCGTTTCGACATTCCGGCGCGTGGCCTCATGATTCCACATGTTGGCGTTCATCGCGGGCGCGACCACGACCGGGCCGGTAAATGCGAGATACATCGTGGTGAGGAAGTCGCCGGCGAGGCCATGCGCGAGGCGCGCGATCAGATCGGCTGTGGCAGGGGCGACGACGAGAACGTCGTTCTCCTGGGCGACGCGGATATGCTCCACGGAACTGGCGACGATGTCTTCCGGCGAGGCGTCGTCAAACAAGCCGGTGATGACTTTGCGCCCGGTAAGCGCGGCTAGAGTGAGCGGTGCGATGAAGCGGGTGGCGGCGGCGGTCATCACCACCTGAACGGTGCAGCCGCGCTCGGCGAGCAGGCGAGCGAGTTCGGCGCACTTGTAGGCCGCGATTCCTCCGCCGACGCCGAGGACAACGCGCATCGGCGCTTACTCGGACTGGGCGAGTTCGGCCAGGGCGGCTTCTTCGGCGCGCGTCGGATCGTCGTAGCTGATCAACCCGCGGCGCACCTCTTCCATCGAGGTGACGGTGGGTTTGCGCGAGGTGGTGGGCAGGTAGGACCGGCCACCGCTCTGCAATTGCCGGGCGCGCTTGGCGGCGACGATGATGAAGCGGTAGGTGCTCAGTTCCGGATCGTCCGGGATGGCGTAGTTGAGATTACGAATGATCGTGTCGCTCATTGATCTTCCTTTGCGGCTCGGGCTACCGGGGCGGCTGCCGCCAGATCCGCGCCGAAGCTTGCGAGAATCGGCCGGATGCGTTCCTCATTGCGAATCCGGCGGTGGCGTTCGGCTTGGACAATCGCCGCCAAGCGCTCCGCCGACTCTTCCAGATCCTGGTTTACCAGCACGTAATCGTACCGGCTGTAATTCTGAATCTCCGCGGCCGCTCCGCGCAAACGGCGTTCGATCACATCCTCGGCATCCTCGGAACGGGCACGAAGGCGCTGCTCCAGGACGTCACGCGATGGCGGGAGAATAAAGATCGAAACCGCGTCAGGATACCGCTCCTTCAATTGTCGCGCACCCTGAACGTCGATGTCCAACAAAAGATCCTTGCCGGCGGCCGCTGCCTCATCCAGGTAGTGGCGGTGCGTACCGTAGTAGTTCTCGAACACCTTGGCCCACTCCAGGAATTCGTCGCGAGCCAGGCGCGATTCAAACTCCTCGCGCGAGATGTAGTGATAGCTTTCGCCGGGCTGCTCCCTGCCGCGAGGGGGACGCGTGGTGTAGGAGATCGAAAACACAATCCGCGGATCCTGTTGCAGGAGGCGGTTCACTAGCGTCGACTTGCCGGAGCCGGAAGGTGCGGAAACGATGAAGATGGCGGTCATTCGGGGAGTGGGGGCGGCTACTCCAGATTGAGCGATTGCTCGCGGATTTTCTCGACTTCCGATTTTACCGCCAGCGCGAGTTCGGAGAGCCGCCGGCCTGGCTCGCCGGCGGAGTTGGACTTGGAAAGGATGGTGTTGGCCTCGCGCTGCATCTCCTGGGCCAGGAACTCGATCTTCTTGCCGGTTTCGCCGCCCTCGGCGATCAACTCGGCAAGACGGCCGGCATGGATGAGGAGCCGGGCGGTCTCTTCGCTGACGTCGCTGCGGTCGGCGAGGATCGCGGCTTCCTGGGCGAGGCGGGCCGGGTCGAGGTTGGCGCCGGAGAGGAGTTCGGCGAGGCGCTCTTCGAGCCTCGTCCGCAATACGGCGGTGATGGACGCGCGGATCCGCTCCATCTCGGCGGCGGCGTTGTCGATGGCGGCGCAGTGGCGTTCCAGCACGGCGGCCGTGTGCGCCCCTTCGCGCGCGCGTTCCCTATTGAGCGTCTCGATGGCCTCGCGCGCAAGAGCCAGCAACGCCGCTTCGAAGCCCTCTC encodes the following:
- the gmk gene encoding guanylate kinase gives rise to the protein MTAIFIVSAPSGSGKSTLVNRLLQQDPRIVFSISYTTRPPRGREQPGESYHYISREEFESRLARDEFLEWAKVFENYYGTHRHYLDEAAAAGKDLLLDIDVQGARQLKERYPDAVSIFILPPSRDVLEQRLRARSEDAEDVIERRLRGAAAEIQNYSRYDYVLVNQDLEESAERLAAIVQAERHRRIRNEERIRPILASFGADLAAAAPVARAAKEDQ
- a CDS encoding uracil-DNA glycosylase, coding for MTRDLVKQYLEFYRDLGFREVWLRPVAAASVPHAAAIDAEPPSPPAPAAAPANPAPPPTPAMDSMPLPPLAPEGDSMAAIRNDIGDCRRCRLCEARNKIVFGSGNEGSRLVFVGEGPGADEDAQGLPFVGRAGQLLTQMIDNTAAKEGIPIRRADVYICNVVKCRPPENRTPLPDEMETCGQFLFRQLLVIQPKAICCLGSTAAKALLGTKDGVMKLRGNWQRWRDIPVMVTYHPSYLLRPYNQNAKREAWEDLKKVLHFVYD
- the rpoZ gene encoding DNA-directed RNA polymerase subunit omega; translation: MSDTIIRNLNYAIPDDPELSTYRFIIVAAKRARQLQSGGRSYLPTTSRKPTVTSMEEVRRGLISYDDPTRAEEAALAELAQSE
- a CDS encoding DNA polymerase III subunit; translated protein: MPEAFPDFLGNAPAAATLRQMLDRDRIPQTILLHGPEGVGKATLARRFAAALIGGADRIEQDDLSLPHHIDALAEREKLPPEKRADDPFLLATHPDFVTFAPDGPLRQISIQQMRLLKDRAQFQPLSGRHRVFLINGIDRANEQAANSLLKTLEEPPPYLILMLTAENAYDLLPTIRSRSIILRLSALGDEEMHAFARERKLDDPALRVALAAGCPGQAASLDLAAYRKRREAMQALLESASGQSPFGAWARHSEKLAQARSEKLEPYLKVLYLLLADLLHLKEGFGDVRNPDQRQALEKVAHAVSFEWLREAVRRTDELVHLVRRNIQKNIALDAFVSDLAALA
- a CDS encoding PQQ-binding-like beta-propeller repeat protein, coding for MLRLARAAALLPLTLAFAADLDWPRFRGPDGAGVAIRTTKLPAEIGPEKNVVWKTELPPGHSSPIVAGGRIFLTAAEGGSSSDAGRDKVVDQGGKLYTFAIQRQTGEILWRREAPRPRLERYQPTNSPASPSPVVDGDRVFVFFGDYGLIAYDLEGRELWKAPLGPFNNVNGHGSSPIVAGDLVIMLCDQDSDSFLLAVDKVTGREVWRTARPEVTRSYSTPLLYQPPGAKAQIVVPGAYYLTGYDAATGEKLWWIRGMSWQPKSTPIVHDGIIYAHWWEGGGEAESPTETPAFSAILAERDSNHDGVLTAAEYSADPRTQRGFVNIDLNNDTLVNAQEWENYRARRSSRNVLIAVKPAGKGDLTGSAAVIWRMQKFLPNVPSPLIYNKILYLVKDGGIFTSLDPVTGKILKQGRLSGALGTYYASPVAGAGKVYLLSQEGKVTVVSAGQEWEILSVDDFDEECFATPALIDNRIYLRTKTALYCFSQPD
- the tmk gene encoding dTMP kinase translates to MPRGLFITFEGTDGSGKTTQIEMLLTRLRDAGLDPVRTAEPGGTVIGAQIRRILLDPANHALAPAAEMLLYFASRAQNVAELILPSLEAGRVVVCDRFTDSTVVYQGAGRSLGADTVRRLHEIACGSLQPDLTFYLDIDLETGLARARNRNPPEAKDRMEEQSLDFHTRVREAYLRIAAENEHRFRVIDARGDAGSVHAEIWRHTEAAIGSLLHA
- the coaBC gene encoding bifunctional phosphopantothenoylcysteine decarboxylase/phosphopantothenate--cysteine ligase CoaBC translates to MRVVLGVGGGIAAYKCAELARLLAERGCTVQVVMTAAATRFIAPLTLAALTGRKVITGLFDDASPEDIVASSVEHIRVAQENDVLVVAPATADLIARLAHGLAGDFLTTMYLAFTGPVVVAPAMNANMWNHEATRRNVETLAARGHVVVPPDDGPLACGMVGPGRLAEPEAIVGAVLAAGNPRRDLEGETVLITAGPTQEALDPVRYISNRSSGRMGYALAEAAAARGANVILVSGPVAIDSPRGVTLVKVRSAVEMRQAVLDNLEPATIVIKSAAVADYHLEHVPGQKIKKTAMRLSLELSPTPDILAEVGRLKEDRILVGFAAETQNMVSEARRKMETKNCDMVVGNLVSTEGIGFESADNEVTLVPRSGEPVHLAKAPKRRIADQILDQVGKIRLSLHAAAPAGEKA
- a CDS encoding YicC/YloC family endoribonuclease, giving the protein MTGFARLKKRLAEGSSSACEITFSLRAVNHRALDLHFHLPAELDPFEPALRRLLAETLHRGHIDIRVHIERGAADTPAALNRPMLEAWLSAFRSAGEDYGISGEPDLNVALRIPGMLGDPGSQEPGEGFEAALLALAREAIETLNRERAREGAHTAAVLERHCAAIDNAAAEMERIRASITAVLRTRLEERLAELLSGANLDPARLAQEAAILADRSDVSEETARLLIHAGRLAELIAEGGETGKKIEFLAQEMQREANTILSKSNSAGEPGRRLSELALAVKSEVEKIREQSLNLE